The genomic window TGCAATAAATCAGTCCGTTGGCTAAAAGGGCCTCTGCGTTAAATTTTTCTTGTTTTACCAACTTCATAATCTCCACATCTTCCACAACCTGGTGTTTAACCCGTTCATGCCAACGGTTTTCTTTGTAATTATTGGCGTTAAAAAACATGCACTGTCCGCTTGCTGCTGCAAATGCGGGGTTTTTCGAAAGTTTAACCAATCGCAAAGGCAATAAATTTAACAGTATAAAATGCATTAAGGGCACTGTTAACCACTCGCCTATCGATATTATACTTTGGTTGGTAAAAACACTTAACAAAGCCAGGCCTCCAATTTCCATCCGGTTGATCAGGCTATTGATCAAACCTCTTTTTACTGATTCATCCGCGTCGATAAACAAAAGATATTTCCCGGTTGCAAGTTCGCTAAGCTGGTGGCAGGCATAGTTTTTACCAAGCCAATTTTGAGGTAACGCTTTACCGCTTACCACTTTAAATTGCGGGTTTGTAAGGCAAAAATTTTCGACTACACCTAAAGTATTGTCATCGCTATTATCATCTAAAACAATAACTTCATAATTGGTGTAATCCTGATTTTTTATCGAAATGAGCAATTCTAAAATGTCCGTTGCTTCATTTCTCGCAGGAATTAAGATCGAAACCTTATCATGATAGTGTTTAACCACTCTCGGCAACTTAGGGTTAGAAAGGAAATTGAAAACAGTAACCGAAAACCGGATCACCAGAAAAATTAAAACGGCGTAAATAAAAATTGTCATTCAATTAGCTGAGTTTGTTTAACAACCGATTGATCGTAATGTTTATTATAGGCACTTTTCAGCAATTGCAAGCTTACATATTCTTCGTTCTCCCAATGCTGCAAATAAGTATAAGCGGAGGGCTTTCTTTTAGCAAAATAATCAATAAAGGTGGCGGCAAAAATAATATTAACCTTTTTCTGACTGGCATTGATCATCTGCATCACGCCTTTTTCGAAACTGATATTTTTGAGATGGTTCGAATATAATTTACCCTGGGGGAATACAAGTACCAAATTTTTGGGGTTATCTAACAGTTTGCCTGCATAATTAAGCGTTTCTAACACATCTTTACCTTTATTTTCGGCAGCAAAAGCACCAAGAT from Flavobacterium sp. W4I14 includes these protein-coding regions:
- a CDS encoding hypothetical protein (product_source=Hypo-rule applied; cath_funfam=1.10.533.10; pfam=PF01553; smart=SM00563; superfamily=69593), which codes for MQFPEMYQPRKNNLIFSFFTWYIQFIVKKDFAAFNYDEVKAKSDASILILANHFSWWDGFFLFYINKKVFKKQFHVLVNAENYTEVGFLKYLGAFAAENKGKDVLETLNYAGKLLDNPKNLVLVFPQGKLYSNHLKNISFEKGVMQMINASQKKVNIIFAATFIDYFAKRKPSAYTYLQHWENEEYVSLQLLKSAYNKHYDQSVVKQTQLIE
- a CDS encoding glycosyltransferase involved in cell wall biosynthesis (product_source=COG0463; cog=COG0463; pfam=PF00535; superfamily=53448; transmembrane_helix_parts=Outside_1_3,TMhelix_4_26,Inside_27_263,TMhelix_264_286,Outside_287_289,TMhelix_290_312,Inside_313_324,TMhelix_325_347,Outside_348_365) encodes the protein MTIFIYAVLIFLVIRFSVTVFNFLSNPKLPRVVKHYHDKVSILIPARNEATDILELLISIKNQDYTNYEVIVLDDNSDDNTLGVVENFCLTNPQFKVVSGKALPQNWLGKNYACHQLSELATGKYLLFIDADESVKRGLINSLINRMEIGGLALLSVFTNQSIISIGEWLTVPLMHFILLNLLPLRLVKLSKNPAFAAASGQCMFFNANNYKENRWHERVKHQVVEDVEIMKLVKQEKFNAEALLANGLIYCRMYKNLGESLNGFSKNLLAGFGNNIIILLIYQLLVTVGPVILILNFNIALLALPLTLIVLSRMMISYLSGQNVLINLILHPLQMLFFLIISFISIKKHIFKTSTWKGRTIKTI